Proteins encoded together in one Planctopirus ephydatiae window:
- the cysC gene encoding adenylyl-sulfate kinase codes for MTEQKATNVTWHEHKVSLAEREKIKGHKGAVLWFTGLSACGKSTIANEVDYLLNQRGIHTIVLDGDNIRMGLNKNLGFSAEDRAENIRRIGEVAKLFATSGTIVGTAFISPYKADRDKVRAILAPGEYVEIYVNASLETCEKRDPKGLYKKARAGELKNFTGIDDPYEAPEKPELVLDSDNKGIAELAQEVVAYLEKNGYLKA; via the coding sequence ATGACCGAACAAAAAGCGACGAACGTGACCTGGCATGAACACAAAGTGAGCCTTGCTGAGCGCGAGAAGATCAAGGGACACAAGGGAGCCGTGCTGTGGTTCACAGGGCTCTCAGCCTGTGGCAAGAGCACCATTGCCAACGAAGTCGACTACCTGCTGAACCAGCGTGGCATTCATACGATTGTGCTCGATGGCGATAACATTCGTATGGGTTTGAACAAGAACCTCGGATTCTCCGCCGAAGATCGTGCTGAAAACATCCGCCGGATTGGCGAAGTCGCCAAGCTGTTTGCCACCTCAGGGACCATCGTGGGTACAGCTTTCATTTCGCCTTACAAGGCTGACCGCGATAAAGTGCGGGCCATTCTTGCTCCCGGCGAGTACGTCGAGATTTATGTGAACGCTTCGCTCGAAACCTGCGAAAAGCGTGATCCGAAGGGCCTCTACAAGAAGGCACGTGCCGGCGAACTCAAGAACTTTACCGGGATCGATGACCCCTACGAAGCACCCGAAAAGCCCGAACTCGTACTGGATTCGGACAACAAAGGGATTGCCGAACTGGCTCAGGAAGTGGTGGCCTATCTCGAGAAGAACGGCTACCTGAAGGCATAA
- the csrA gene encoding carbon storage regulator CsrA produces MLVLSRQRDESIFIGDNIKITIVDIRGDKVRLGIEAPTEVPVHRQEVYEAIQRENQRTVEPVAKS; encoded by the coding sequence ATGCTTGTCCTCTCACGTCAACGCGATGAAAGCATTTTCATCGGAGATAACATCAAGATCACTATCGTCGATATTCGCGGCGACAAGGTTCGACTGGGGATTGAAGCCCCGACTGAAGTCCCCGTCCATCGGCAGGAAGTTTACGAAGCGATTCAACGCGAGAATCAGCGAACTGTTGAGCCTGTTGCCAAGTCCTGA